Part of the Siniperca chuatsi isolate FFG_IHB_CAS linkage group LG6, ASM2008510v1, whole genome shotgun sequence genome, CGTACCATaggatttttgtgtgtttttcgcACATTTCAAGAAGCCACtggttttaattaaatttgGGGTGGTATGAATTTCAAGTGAAGACTTGAAACTCACTTGACTGTAACCTATCATGGTGAACATCATTAtcgcttttatttttgtcaaacttgTGTTAGTTATCGTTTTATGGTTACACGGTAGAGACTCTCTAAATCAATTTGCACTTGCAactgcattaacacacacacacacacacacacacacactcagacaacACTAAAAGCAGACATGATGTTTACTGTGAGGATGATCTAAATAAAGCAAGTTTCAAGACTCTGCATATTATGTACTGGAATGAATGGATCGAAGGTAggcaaaacaaattcaaaaatcTGAAATGCCAACACCAGGATTTGGAGAATTGTTAGCAGTAAAGTTGATAAGTGATTTCTGGCAAATTGgctaaaacatacaaacacatcttTAATATCCACAAATAATAATCACATGATAGCAGAAAGGAGcttttcagctttttaaataattaattataaactATCTACATTAACAGCAATAGACATAAATTCATGCACCATTACCTAATCTCTGTGCCAAGGAATTTGGAGCAGTATTGGATGGGTCCCCCATGACTAATGTAGATAAAGGCATTGAATCctgcagacaaaaagaaaacaacagttaGCTCTGACATCTAAAATCATGTTTTACTTTCTTAATATCTATCAGTCCAGGTGTTCCCAAAGGTTTTCACACTAAAGGCAATAGATCCCAAACAcagttttgatcttttttcttGATCGAGGACAGCTTTGTTGTCTCTTTGCTTTGTGGTTTAGGCAGAGGATGTCAGGgaaaactgtactgtacttgaggcagcaaatgtattatattttgccTACTAAGgatgcttccgtgcaccagggctcactgaattgTTTGGTGAGTATACAAATGATGTGAATACAATGCTATGGCCtttttacagtcaccagatctcaacccagtttcacatcAGTGGAAGACAAcgcacttcatgttggtttttcctgtAATTTGTCTTTTAATAATTACTGTGTGGACTAAAACTGTGGAACAGCCTGCCCATAAATATCCAACAAGTAACTTAATCAAATTCCTTCAAGAAACACCTTTTCAATCTTGCTGTTGAgtagttttattttgctgccttgCCCTTTTTATTGAATCttactgaaatgttttattttctaccctatttaattgtatttcagATAGTTTGTTTTCAACCTTTTAATCTggttaacatttttaatgcaatgttatgcaaagcactttgagctgcatccTGTGTTTTGAAgttgctatacaaataaagtttattattgtgATTTGAGTGAACTAACCCTTTAGGCCTTCATCAAATCAGTCCTGTCCTGTTACACTACCGAAAATATctgtaataaatcaaaataCCTTGGGGCTCACGTTAGAACCAAATGGAGCCCATATGAAAACCCTGTCTTTTTTAAATCCctaaattatattacatttgcATCAAAAGGAAACCACTCAGTTAAGTTGGCTCGTGTTTAATGTTACTTACATATTTGCTGCTCATCGAGACCGCCAGGTTGGACAGGACGGGAGTCGAACCGACCCACAGGAGGAACCCGCCGCTGAGCTTCATCACGTGAAAGTGTACGACCTGCTCCAAAATCTTCTCCGAAAAATTGTGCACCGTAATGACATCAAACACCGCTCCGTTTTGTGTTTCGTTCATTTTGTTTAActctaactagctagctagctgtgaCTAGCAACCACTTGCACTCGTGCTAGCTGTAAACAGAAACAGCTACTTCCTGGTTAAAGAAAAATGGCAGACCAAAGCAATCGATCATCAGTGTTCTGATGTGCAGCACAAGCACAACTGATCTTGAcctaaaaaaaagacaccatgTAAACGtcaattaaacattaaatataaatcaacatttaaagTAACTTAGGCACCACTTTAATAAAGGATTGTAAGTTGTTGTAAGTTTATTAATGCTAATAAATGATTCTCAAAGTGAAATCATTAACATTAGTCTTGTAATCACCAAGTTAGCAGCTAATGTTACTGCCTTttcattactttattttaacGTGCTTTGTGAGgcacaaaattaaaaactggTTAATgttactgacattttacaatATCTAACTTCAGTTTAGTGATGGTCAATGTTACAGCTATTGATACCAAACTAAGCAGCTAcagacattttactttttacaactTCGCTGTAACCTGACAAAGTAAGCAGCTAATGTTACTGCTAATCATTACATAATATGGGAAATAAGTCACCCACTTgcttcataaaatatttaattatagaaaaaaacaacattgaaaTTTTAAAGTACAATATACAATTTTTAACAATTGAAAACCAGGGTTGAAGTTAAATAATTGACTAAATTAAGTCTCTTAGTGTAAATATTTGCAATGAACTATTTGAACAGTCGTTATTTCACTGTGTTAATTAATCGCTCAGTCTTCCAGAAAGTCTTCCACCAGTTTGTTGAATTCATCAGCGTACCTCAGGTGGAGATTGTGTTTTCCCTCTGGCATCAGGTGTAATCTATATTTGGAACCAAAAAAAGGGGTATACACACACGTGTCTTtgtaattttgttgttgtttaattctgtgtgtgtgtgtggtcttacCGCGATCCCTTGATGTGTTTGAGGAGGCACTGTGGGTGGAAGCTGGGCACCATGGGGTCTCTCTCTCCGTGAATGATGAGGGTTGGACAGCTGATTCGGGGCAGAAGCTCCATGCAGATACTCCCTGACCAGAGGACAGGAAGTTAACATTTTGGCTTTAGTCTTTTCAGCTGACATTTATTAGAACAGCGCAAAATTAAGGAGCATCTCAAATGTATTTCCCCATATGTTCCTTGTGTATTAAAGTAGTAGAGATCTTGTGGCAGAAAAATATTCCATCAGTCTTGTGTTTCTTACTACACATCCCCACATCCTCTATGTAAAACACTATAACCTCActgtaattatatattataaacacTTTACCAACATCATCAATCTAACAAATGCCTTTATAATTGCATTATGACTGCAAAACACTTCCCCTCCATTTccttattttgttatttgtttcagttttagatTGCTCAACTTCACTTGTGTAATGAGTCTGTAACAACATGAATTCAGTACCTTCTGGTCTTTTTGCAAACTGTGTGACCCCATCCACCCAGGCCTCCCAGGTTTTAGCAAAGACTTCTGCTCCATACACCTCCTCCATGGGCTGCCTCATCCTCGCACTCCACTTGGAGACGTCACGCACCGCTATGTGTTCCCACAGAAACCCATGCACACAATACACAGATAAGAAAGATTACACCACACACAGTTCGCACAGTTTAGGACTTCACTGGCGGTTACCCAAGACAATGAAAAGCAGAGTAGGAGTACCATCGTAAAGGTCGAGGTCGTGCTGGGAAATAAAAGCATTGGATCCCCATACAACCATCTTGCTGATCAGGTCGGGGTTCTTCGCTGCTGCAATCAGAGCTGTGATTCCTCCGTCACTCCACCCCAGCAGAGAGAACTTGCCAAAGCCCAATGCCtgccaataaaatgaaaaaaaaaaaatactatcaCTAACAAAGTGTATATTGTTTGTATTATCAAATAAACGTACAGGGGTGAATTAGCTTCCATTCCTTTAGCAATCAGAATTAATCATCTGTGTCAGAAAAATTCTATAACATGCCACTCAGAGCAGTGTATAAATTACTGTAGACAGtcatatttgattttaaatgctGACGTTTTTCATCTGAAGATAGAGTGCAGATCAGAAGAAGTATTTTGAGGTATAACTTGTGGTTTAACATTTGAAGAGGAGTTGTGGAAAAGCAAAACACTGTGACTTGCGTCTATTAAGGATCATAAAGGATATTATAGTGTTTCCACTATTATTCTGAAACCACAGTTATACGcagttaaacattttacacaattaTAAGTTCCCACTTTTATTCTGAATGCCAGCATCTTGCTTCAAAGTTTGCCTTAACTAAGCATTTCAATCCATGCTCTCAGATTTACACACCCATGTTCCTTTTAGGGGGAACATAGTTATCACCCTTGGCTAATCAACAGACTGTTTAGACCTTCATCAGATCCACTGCATCCTTTGCATCCCTCTCAAAGAAGTCAGGGGGGAAGTCTCTGTTTGGGGGGCGGGATTGTCCATAACCACGCGGATCCCAGCCCACTACAGTGAAGCGTTCCTTATTCAGAGACTTCAGCTGAGGTCCAAAATCAGTCCGAGTGCTTCCTGTGGTCGAAGAGGCCAAAAAGGTTTTCACAAGCTCAACACATATAGGACATGAGACAGAGACACTGTATGTGCGTGTGAGAGAAGTCTCTTCTCTACCGTTAAGAAGACGTGTGTTGTTGTATTTACCCAGAGCGCCAGGAAGCAACAGCACAGCGTGTTTCCCTCGGCCTGTCTGCTCGTAGTACAGATCCACTCCATTAACATGCTGCCTGCCTGAGGCCACTGAAGAGCTGCAGGGAAGCAGACGGGTAGACTGTGGCAGTAATGGTCATAGTGATGGAAAATAATAGAATAGATCTCTCTATTGAACAACATTGGCTTTCATTTCACAGCCACAGTAAAACCAAATAtgactatcgtagaaaaggtttcagtcgtagtcatctggacactgttttcagaatcaagacgtttcggctcccatccggaagtcattctcaattgtgaaaaaattggacgggaactggaaatttaagctactctgtgttacataagccccgccctcaggagggaatctgcctgagtatctgttaatagctagtttcacctgaaactgacctaatagtttcaactGAAACCTtctctacgatagaacactcctggacgaatgagggactacaccgtcttattttgacaAATATGACTAAACAATTTCTTATAACAATTACAACAATCATATAGTACATCTTTGAACTGTACAGACCATAATAACATGACAATACCGTATCTTTCTTGTGTTTCACTGATCTGAAGTAAGTTTAATCAATGAAGGTGATACATGCTCAACACCACAGTCCCCATAGCCCTCAATGTCAGCTtctgttttaaacaaacattcttGTAATTTTGACTGAATCTTGATGGATGATATTGTACTCTAGTTCTCTGTAGCTTGTGCATTGTTACAGCTATTTCCTGGGTCCCCTGTAAGAGTAAtggtattttgtcatttgtttctgTACTTGCAGCTTGTGGCAGTTTCAGTTTGCACCTCCAGGTCATTGTGATCTGCTGCTAAATATTACTCATGCTGTGAGGAGCGCCTCTGTACTTTAATACTGATACTTTAAGAAAACATGAAGCTGCACTGTCTGACAATGACTGCTTTGCAGACTGCTTTGATGGAGTGCCACCCAGTTACAAAAAAGTTACGCAGGAAAATGCTTCAGTTGAGAAGAAGTCTTGTGGACTTACACAGGTGTTCAAAAAGTCCTGAAGGATAAGATCCTGTAGGATTTTGGTGGTTTTGCAGGAAATTTTGATGTCTCCTACAGGAAAGTTCACTGTCTCTCATTTTCCCCAGATAGCAAAAGTTGTTAATTCAACACCGAGTTATGATCAAAAAGTTGTTATTTGGTTGAGGtgggaaaaaaatctatttacatttttacagcagTCACAGTTTCAATGTTGAAAACATGGATTTATatactttaaatacaaaacCTGATCTATATGATATAAAATGTAGAATACTGACTATAACGATGAGGATTATTGTGATTACTTTGCAAAGAAATGTATTCTGTTATCTTGCAAGGAAAAAGCACCTCCAACATTTAAGCCTAAGCATGATCAAATGAACCATTGAAAAGCAAAGTTGTGGATATTTGTTTGAAGATGTTTGCCCCCCCTTTCCACTTCTGAGGACTTGTAGATGTACCCATTTGTAGAGGGGATGTTGGCATATGGTTTCTGTTTCAATGGTTTATCATCTTCATATGACTAATACTTCAATTTTAtggatgtttttaatgttttttaaatttcatttttattatagcATTTTACATTGTGCACTGCCTGGACATACTACGCCATCTAGTGGATTTAATTCAAGCAAGCCAAGCAGAGCAggcatttcctgttttcttaCTGCAGCACACCGTGGTTAAAGTCCATATTTGAAGAAATGTGCATATGAACATTCAGATATCGCAGTTTACAGTGCAAACAGTTACCAGTGCGGCCGGATCGCTGTCATGGCTCTCTTAATGTCAGTTCTGCATTTAAAGAAACGTCCTCCGAGTACAAACAGCGCCATTCCTCAGACGGCCACCCAGACGACGCAGTTCTCCTCTGCAGGTTTTCGTCAGGTGGTTAAAGTTTAAACAGTCTCTTTGTGACTGGCGCTCATGTAATCCTGCGCTgcacgttttttttttagggaatCCAGGAAGCTGCAGTCAGTCTGGCACTTTCATCATCGTCTTTATTGACACAAAAGTTAAAGCGAAAGTACGAAAACGAACCGAAAGTCAACATTCACTTGAAGGTTAGACCTATTATATGAAATACACTGGTAAAATGTTTCAGTAACACTATTTTACAGGTTCCTTGATTTACTAATAATTTCCGAGGAAGTTTCCCTGTATGTAATTTGGAAGAGGGAAATAGAGACAATGTGATACAGTTAATGTAGTCAGTTGTGTTTGTAGTTTATGTAAGCAGTTGCTTTCCAGAGGAATTTCCCTGTTGGTAAAGTTCCATATAAACCCGACTATTCCCCCaatattcattcatcattcatttaaattggACACTTCATATATTTTGAgttctttgtttgcattttcagctgacctgctgtgcactgaccAGAAGAAGTGAAATTGATTTATTGGAAATGTACCAACAGGACAGAGCATCTTCCTTTCTATGAAAAATTAGGAAACAATGGGACcggtaaaataaagttttactttaATGGgctatgtataaatatatttgtttgccaaaatgtcattcacagacaaataaatgtatgttattCTTTATATTGACATGACTTATGTTTGGGGTCAATTAGACACCAGAAAGTACAAACTCCCTTTTAGACCTCTTATGAGCAAACTATGATAAAACGCCAATAACAGAAATCCAAAAACTTATTTGGGATTTTGGAGGGGTAGTGCTGCATAAAAAGTACAGTCAACACCAATCAGAGATACTGTATAGAGcatgtaaaaataatgtaatgcatAATTTTCTACACCGGACTTCTAAAACATGCCATCggttcaaaatcatgtttataagAAATTCTCCTAAAGTTAGTAAAAGTCATGCAGTATCAAGCTGATAAAAGAATATAAAgtcctccactttggtccagactgaaacatctttCTATCTGCGAGCGGCTCAGTGATACTGTACATAGTTCTGAGCCAAATGCTAATGGAAGCATGTTAATATGTTGCATGTTGATCCTGATGGGatgacatgaatgtctgtaccagatttcatggcgATCCATTCAAttagttgttgaaacatttcactaaaaaccccaaatgtcaacctcatggtggtgctagagaaaaagtcagaggatcaccaacgtcagtaggcttcatcctctggggaccacgaatATCTATACAAAAATTCATAGCaatccaatagttattgagatgTTCAGTCTGGATTCAGACACTGCCAAAACACCAAAGCTACTTTGgctccagcttcttaaatgtgaggatctactgcttttctttgttttatatcactgtaaactgaatatttttgggttttggtctgttggttgaacaaaacaagccattCAAAGACGTTACCgtgggctctgggaagttgcAGTgggcatttgtcattattttctggcgtttacagtgtggtattgttTTGTTGTAGCAGACCTAGCACTTATGGATTATCTGCTAGGTGTAACAAACAATCTGGCATCAAACTTGAAAGTAACTCCTGAGTTAATGTCTCCTCTTTCGCTTTTTAAAGGCCGATTTAATCATCAATATCTCACATCCTTTAGTGTCTGTGCAACAcagcccccaccccctcctcccacacacggacacacacctacacacacagtgatgctCTGACAAAGGTGTTTTTGATACACCATCTATTCAAAAAGGCCTTTGTGTCTAATTGGTGACATGTCTGTTTATCAATGGGTTTGAGACCTAGTTCTTTGAGGCAGGCAGCTTTTGGTAAACGCCTCCACTCTCCTCTGCCTGTCAGAGCGTCTGAGCTGTGCCACACACTGAACCACACACAGGAACTAAAGGCAAGGTGACAAAGCTGGGCTAAAAATACCCCAATCACCTCAGAGCGTTGTGTTTAAGATGTAGCAGAATTTACTGGAAATGCAGTAGCTTCAAGTGAATgtccactgagaatcaacacatcatttaaaataaacgggGGGATTCTTACTTCTAAGACAAAATCAAGTTCATAAGCAGTTCTCGTAAAATTAGGAAAAGTCATGAAGTATCAAGCTGATGAAACAAcgttaaatgtgaggatttgctgctgttccGTTTTAGataatagtaaactgaatatctttgacttgaatttggtacagacatggTCCCCAGGGGATGAATTATACTGATtttggcgatcccctgacttttcctttagctcCAACAGCATGTTGAAATTTTTGTTTTGGAGTGAAATACCGTGGCAACTATCAGGtcgattgccatgaaatttggtacagatattcatggtgaGCTTTAATTAATCTATAACATggcacagaaataaaaatacctCAATCGCCTCAAAGCAATGTGTCGAAGATGTAGCAGAGTTTACTGGAAATACAGTGACTGAAAGTCCACTGAGAATCGACACATAggttaaagcccctgaaaacatgGTCTAAAATCTGAAGTATttcactataaaataaaatattcagcattaaatgtgcaacaatcaaagttaaagtttggaaagaacattgttatttattattatcgtAGTCTTGGAAAAcccagctaatctgcttcatcaggattGTGTGGGTacggtttgatcagatttgattgatcCGGCACCATAAGCAAACATCCCCACAGCTGTTATCGTATTTTgatattgaaatattgaatttcaaatattgctaaatcctgattggtgcacagataTGTGTGACACCACATTTTTTCCAACCTCTTcccacccacttcaaaccagcaAGAAGAGCACAGAcgaaatgaaaaatacagaaaattaattaatggaAACTGTTtgaactttggcagaaaatattgttttcatgtAGGACGCCATAATACTAAGAAGCTGATTgtttttcagggcctttaagcTAAATGGGGAAATTCTTAATTCTAAGACAACTCCCCTGTCACGTATACCTTGAGATTATTATCTAAATTGAGATTTATTGCAAGTGGATTGCATGTATTTTGAGCCTCATTGAGAAGTTCTCCTTGTACGGTATAACACCTCAGCAGAGAGTGATAGCCAAGCGCGACCTACTGTTAGATCTGTTCTCCTCTGCCCTCAACCATCTTTGTCTGGCTGGTATGTGCCTGTCCACAGTCCCATGACCCACTCCTGGTCTAAATATAAATATCCAAGCAGGGTGTTCAACTGCTAAGGTCACATTACGTCATCCCAAGCAGCATACTCTCAATCAAAGTAGCACTCAGGGCACGAGCTTCAGATGTGTCACAGTCTTTATGGTAAAAAATggtttgaaaatgatgtgatgCAGTAACAGCTAGTGACTGATTGTCTTCCTGGGGAGAGGGCTCGAGTTAAAAAAACctgctgaaaaaaatccaaattgtGTCCTAaatttgatgtgcttctcttgTGGCTGACATGGGTAATGGAATAAACAGGGTACAGTATCAGAGCTCTGcacttaaaatattcaaaaacatacaaaccTTAATTACCTGTCATACTTGTACATCCTTGTTGTACTTTTGCAACCTCTGCATCCTTCTTTTGACTCAATTTCTATTCTCATTTAGGTCCTGCCTTATCTTTACCTCGGAAATATCAAAGGTAAGATATCCTGCCTCTTGTCATTTGAGTGAAGAATTGATttaatttcagaataatgtaatAGAGTATGTTTCAGTTCCTCATACGGAGGGGCATGTGGTGAGATGCTACACTGAGCTCAGTTTCTATAGAGTGGAGAGGTCACAGCAGATTGACTGAAGTAGCgtattttcatgtaaaaaacattgtgttttttgcttCTATGCATGTGTGCGGGAGTTGGTGTGTAACTCTAAGTCAGCAGCTGGAGGAAGCCGCGTGAGGGTTGGTGTGGGAGGGGGTGTCCCGTGGCATGGGGGTGTCCCTGGTGTGGTGCGTGTATTCCACATCTTTCGAGCAGCAAATAGATACTCATTAggttgcttttttgttttggaaatcTGTCGACACATGAAATGTGTGACTACACAGGAAATGTCTTAAAAATATGGAGCACTTTTTGTAGACAAACTGTCAAGTAGGAAATATGACACATTTCATGTTAACCAGGCCTTTGAACTTTTATCCATTTTGCTTGGCAACATCTCAAACTTTTTATCTCAACAACAGATAAGTATGAGGAAGAGTAAAACTCTGTAAGACCTTCACAGTGTGAGCTGACCTGTCTTGCCCTACACAGGTGGAacagtaactacagaagcatgtgaagttaacaaaaaaaaaagagtttaagGTTTTCAGGCTGGCTGGCAAACTGAGTAATatcttaattaaaaaataataataatgataataatgatacatTCTGCAGTATCTAccaatgaaatgtgttttctcgGCTTTCTTGTACATTTTAACTAGTTTCCGAAAATAAAcgaataaaatgtattaaactaaTTCACTATTTTATAGctttaaatgtgtgatttaaaggTAGCTTTTCCACACCAGATTCCATTTGCGTTAAAAGCTGAGATGACAGTTACTCTACTCTGCTAAGCTAGTTACGTTAGCTTTAGCAGGAGTTTAGCGTTAGTTGGGATTTTATTCTCAATTTGTTATGTGGAATGAAACGGACTTACGAAGACTTACGTCAGTTTATCAAAAAGGATATTTACAGATAACAGCTATGGAAATATCATTAAGTAAATCTAGTTTTAGCTCTCATCAGCTAACATAGCTTTCACTTGGTGTAGTTCTCTTTTGTTGgctgtctgtttttatcttctttttgtAGTTACTGCTaattttacatgctgtttttcgcagaaattatacatttctatggcatcatcatttttatatgGTAAATGCCAAAATGTAAGATTCAGGTAATAATTCAGTTTTGACCAAATAGGTAGTGACTGCGTTTTGGCTTCGTAGGGCAGTGTCACTGATCTGTTCTTAGCAGAAAGACACTTACTCTGTTACCAGCTGTAGTGTCGTATCAGCACCTCGACACcccataaaaatatttattccaTGACCAacacacttgttttattttatgaccTTCAAGTCACTGACTTACAATGTAAGTCACATAATCAGATTGTGTTTTCCTCTCCAAGTATCTTAAGCAGTAGCctactcatatatatatatatttatctacTTTCCTATTTATATTGTAAGcagttttttttgcagtgtatccAAACTATCATGATGTGTGAAACTGGGGTTAGTTTAATTGATTTGGCTGGCAGGGGGGTTCAATACAGACTCATCTTGGTCTTGTATAGGCAGCATCAGCATCCTGCAAACTTGCAAAGCATGAGAAAAAAGTGCTCAAGACACATCTGCCTAAGGTAGAAAACATTTGGCTTCCTTTTAAAGAACAAAATTTGATTAGAACAATTACTGTTTCTTGCTTTTGGCCCAAGCTGCTGGACTGTTTTAGAAACACTGGTTTTCCggtttttctttcagttcaaAACAAGAGCAACACTTTTAAGCCATAAGGCCACATTTGCTTGGGAGACATTAGAGGAGGGGGGTTGTTGTTGGGTTGAAAATGCTTAATTTAGGTTGGACCTTACATGGGGTGATTTGTGATTGGATGAAAAgaatatttaagattttttgattttttttgcgGTCCGCAGATGCACGAGATAAGGAGCTGCTGGCGCAGCACAACATCACCCACATCCTGTCCATCCATGACACAGCTGCACCCATCCTGGAGGTGAGCTGTCTTCTCTGTGTCTTATATGGGCCTGTGTGACCCTTTAACCCCAACATTAATCCAGCCATAAAGTACACAACCTCCCCTGAACTCACCACTGTTGTTTTTGCCCCTCAGTGTCCCTGCTGCTCAGTACTCGTTCTGAAAGTGTTAAATGTTGGCAGCAGACCTGAGATGCCACACTGCCTTTTTCTGACTTAATATCTtcatcagggctgcaactaacaaatatttCCGTTATCGGTAAATCTGATTAATTTTCCAATTAActgattcattgtttagtctgaaaaacatccatcacaatttcccaaaaccCAAGATGACTtcacacatttgagaagctggaaccggcaaattttcattttatgcttgAAAACTAACATAAACAATTGATcttttatcaaaattgttaatttactattgattgactaattgattaatcatctatcatcgtttcagctctaatcttCACTACACCCTCCGAGGTATCTCCAACAATCTGTTTATTATATGAGGTCattgtagttttgttttgaaaggatacatgagaagaaaaaagggTGTAAAGCAATATCCTACACAAAAGTCCGAT contains:
- the bphl gene encoding valacyclovir hydrolase — its product is MALFVLGGRFFKCRTDIKRAMTAIRPHCSSVASGRQHVNGVDLYYEQTGRGKHAVLLLPGALGSTRTDFGPQLKSLNKERFTVVGWDPRGYGQSRPPNRDFPPDFFERDAKDAVDLMKALGFGKFSLLGWSDGGITALIAAAKNPDLISKMVVWGSNAFISQHDLDLYDAVRDVSKWSARMRQPMEEVYGAEVFAKTWEAWVDGVTQFAKRPEGSICMELLPRISCPTLIIHGERDPMVPSFHPQCLLKHIKGSRLHLMPEGKHNLHLRYADEFNKLVEDFLED
- the psmg4 gene encoding proteasome assembly chaperone 4, encoding MNETQNGAVFDVITVHNFSEKILEQVVHFHVMKLSGGFLLWVGSTPVLSNLAVSMSSKYDSMPLSTLVMGDPSNTAPNSLAQRLAKKTKKQVFVSYSLPMTDSNLGLLVENRIKKELELHPEHF